Proteins from a genomic interval of Oncorhynchus clarkii lewisi isolate Uvic-CL-2024 chromosome 13, UVic_Ocla_1.0, whole genome shotgun sequence:
- the LOC139364869 gene encoding tetratricopeptide repeat protein 39A-like, whose product MSNGKDAPAAANSSQMTLQVCLEECMEALDLFLNNHFSESLDKLRPRVKESMYHALIYATVLEMQAMMTFQQDDIVNAGNTMKSAQEVCQRFRRKSPSNISKSPGERLTEEQLQALHADACYAECLLQRAALTFLQDENMVSFIKGGIKVRNSYLIYKELHTFLQSNSSLQGPNHIHLEGGVSFGIGAFNLTLSMFPPRLLKVLEFAGFSGDKEYGLSQLNDGATTNNLRSMLCALLLLCYYTFLTFILGTGEGDVADAEKLLKPFRLRYPQGAIFLFFAGRAEAIKGNIDEAVVLFEDGCKAQQQWKQFHHMCYWELMWCFTYKCVWRMAYFYADLLSNESRWSKAMYVYMKAAYLSMLAPGEARPFGEDEVELFRRVSTFKQKIAGKSPPTEKFAIRKARRYKASCPVRLPVPVLEMMYMWNGFSMISKRPELTEGMLQTLVEAERTLLESPVNEYSMDDRCVIHLLKGLCLKNQRHIQAAEECFNKVYNSEKKIKFDHYLVPNALLELSVVYIDTGRKEEAIKLLVKAKTNYKEYSMESRTQFRIHAALSKLKADTSDQDEITPL is encoded by the exons ATGTCCAATGGGAAAGATGCACCTGCTGCGGCGAA ctcCTCACAGATGACCCTGCAGGTGTGCCTTGAGGAGTGTATGGAGGCCCTGGACCTCTTCCTCAACAACCACTTCAGTGAGAGCCTGGACAAACTGCGGCCACG GGTGAAAGAGAGCATGTACCATGCTCTGATCTACGCCACTGTGCTGGAGATGCAGGCTATGATGACCTTCCAGCAGGATGACATCGTCAATGCAGGCAACACCATGAAGAGTGCCCAGGAGGTCTGCCAGAG GTTTCGACGAAAGTCCCCTAGTAATATCAGTAAATCACCTGGAGAGCGTCTAACTGAAG AGCAGCTCCAAGCTCTCCATGCTGATGCGTGTTATGCTGAATGCTTGCTCCAAAGGGCTGCTCTCACCTTCCTACAG GATGAGAACATGGTGAGTTTTATCAAAGGAGGAATCAAAGTACGCAACAGTTATCTGATTTACAA GGAGCTGCACACCTTCCTACAGTCTAACAGCTCTCTCCAAGGACCCAACCACATTCACTTAGAGGGAGGAGTGTCTTTTGGGATCGGAGCATTCAACTTG ACTCTTTCCATGTTTCCACCTCGGTTACTCAAAGTTTTAGAGTTTGCTGGCTTCTCTGGAGACAAG GAGTATGGTCTGTCCCAGCTGAATGATGGTGCCACTACAAACAACCTGCGCTCCATGCTGTGTGCCCTGCTGTTGCTCTGTTACTACACCTTCCTCACCTTCATACTCG GGACCGGTGAGGGGGACGTGGCTGATGCTGAGAAGCTGCTGAAGCCTTTCCGGCTCCGCTACCCACAG GGGGCCATATTTCTCTTCTTTGCAGGCAGGGCTGAGGCAATCAAGGGGAACATCGATGAG GCGGTGGTGCTGTTTGAGGATGGCTGCAAAGCTCAGCAGCAGTGGAAGCAGTTTCACCACATGTGCTACTGGGAGCTAATGTGGTGCTTCACCTACAAGTGCGTGTGGCGGATGGCCTACTTTTACGCTGACCTACTGAGCAATGAGAGCCGCTGGTCCAAG GCTATGTATGTGTACATGAAGGCTGCTTACCTGAGCATGCTTGCTCCGGGGGAGGCTAGGCCTTTTGGGGAAGATGAGGTGGAGCTTTTCAG ACGAGTGTCCACCTTCAAGCAAAAGATAGCAGGGAAGTCTCCACCCACAGAGAAGTTTGCCATTCGCAAGGCTAGACGTTACAAAGCTAGCTGCCCAGTGAGGCTCCCAGTACCTGTGCTG GAGATGATGTACATGTGGAACGGCTTCTCCATGATCAGCAAGCGGCCAGAGCTGACTGAGGGCATGCTGCAAACACTTGTGGAGGCAGAGCGCACCCTGCTGGAATCTCCCG TGAATGAGTATTCAATGGATGACCGCTGTGTGATCCACCTACTGAAGGGGCTGTGTCTGAAGAACCAGCGACACATTCAGGCTGCAGAGGAATGCTTCAACAAGGTGTACAACAG TGAGAAGAAGATCAAGTTTGACCATTACCTGGTGCCCAACGCTCTGCTGGAGCTCAGTGTGGTCTACATAGACACGGGCCGCAAGGAGGAGGCCATCAAACTACTGGTGAAAGCCAA AACTAACTACAAGGAGTACTCCATGGAGTCACGCACCCAGTTCAGGATCCATGCTGCTCTCTCCAAACTCAAGGCTGACACTAGTGACCAAGATGAAATCACACCACTGTAG